DNA from Elusimicrobiota bacterium:
TGCGTCAGGGCAGGTTTGTGGGAAACCGGGACAAGCGCCGCAGGGCGTCGGGGTTTAGGAGGGCGATCCGTTTCCAGCCCGTTCGGATCCATCCGCGTTTTTTGAAATCGGACAAGGTGCGAATGGCGGTTTCGGGAATGCAGCCCACGAGTTCGGCCAAGTCTTCCCGCCGCACCCGCACCTCGGCGCCGGGGGCGGGCAGGAGCATCAACAGAAGGTGGGCAAGACGTTTGTCGACGGGTTCCAAAGGCCCGGGCGCGCATGTCCTGGGCGTGCCGCAAATGGTCCCCCACCTCCCCATGGACCGCCCTTGAAAAATCCGGGTGCTGAGACATCAACCGGAAAACCGCCGCGGGAGAACGAGCACTTCGGCGTCCTGCAGGGCATACACGCTCACGGGGTAGGGTCGGCGGTCCAGCAGGGCGATGACGCCGCAGAGTCGCCCGGGAACGATCAGGTCCATGGCCGACACCCGCTCGCCCTGGGAAAATTTCAACGCCTTAAATAGGCCCGACAAAACCAGGAAAGCCGCCTCCCCGGAATCTCCCTCCTGAAAAAGCGAGGCCCCGGCCTTCACCCGTCGGCGGACAAGCGTGGGCAAAAGATCGGACCGCGTCCCGGTCGGCAGGGCGCCCAGGGCCGACGACGGGGGAAGTCCCTCGGTCGATGGAGAGCGCCGGGGGGTCAAGGCCGCCTCCGCGCCCATCGCTTGGCGGTCAATACCGCAAGAATACGCTCAGGGTCCCGGACACCGACGCTCACGGCAATGTCGATGCCGTGAAGAGTGGAGAAATGAAACAGGCGTCTCAGAAGCGGCGTGGAAAGTACGACGGCCAAAAAGAGCGCCGATCCGCCGACCACGGCCCAGAGGGCGCGGTTGGGGGCCCGCCAGCGCGCCCAGGTCGACTGGGTCCAGGAGCGGTTGGCCAGGATAAGCCCCGCGTTGGCCGCCATGAGCGTGGTGAAGGCCAGGGCCCGGGCGTCCAGCTCCCCGTGACCCCGACGAAGGGCCAGGGCGAACACCGCGAACACCGCCGCGAAAACGCTCACGCCTTGGGCCAGGCTCGGGCCCAGGGTGTCCCACCCGAACAGGCGGTCCGTGGTTTTCCGGGGGGGGCGTTGCATGGCGTCGGGCTCGGGCGGTTCGGCCTCGAAGGCCACGGAGCAGGCCGGGTCGATGACCAAATGCAGGAAGGCGATGTGGATCGGCAACAGGACCAGGGGCCACCCCAGAAACACCGAGGCCAAGGACAGCCCGGCGATCGGCACGTGAATGGCCAGGATGTAGGCCATGCCTTTTTTTAAATTGTCGAACACCCGCCGGCCGCCGGCGATGGCGCTCACCAGAGAGGCGAAATCGTCGTGGAGCAGAACCAGGCCCGCGGCCTCCCGGCCACGTCGGTTCCCCGCTCGCCCATGGCCACGCCGATGTGGGCGCCTTGAGCGCCGGCGCGTCGTTCACCCCGTCGCCGGTCATGGCTACGATCTCGCCGTTGGCGCGCAGGGCCCGGATGAGCCGCAGTTTGTGCTCCGGCACCGCCCGGGCAAAGAGCGTTCACCCGACGCAGGCGCTCGGCCAGCGCCTCCTCGGACAGGGCGTCGATCTCGGCCCCGTCAAGACCTGGTCGGCGTTGGACAAGCCGATGGCCCGGCGACGCTTTGGGCGGTGCCGGGTAATCGCCCGTGATCATGGCCACCCGGACGCCCGCCCGACGGCATTCCTCGATGGCGGCGGGCACGTCTTTCCGAACCGGGTCGGCCAAGGCGATCAGCCCCAGGAATTCAAAATCGAAATCGTGCTGGAGGTCCGGCAGGACATCGGCCGTGAAGGAGGATTTGGCCA
Protein-coding regions in this window:
- a CDS encoding winged helix-turn-helix domain-containing protein, whose amino-acid sequence is MEPVDKRLAHLLLMLLPAPGAEVRVRREDLAELVGCIPETAIRTLSDFKKRGWIRTGWKRIALLNPDALRRLSRFPTNLP
- a CDS encoding cyclic nucleotide-binding domain-containing protein, with protein sequence MTPRRSPSTEGLPPSSALGALPTGTRSDLLPTLVRRRVKAGASLFQEGDSGEAAFLVLSGLFKALKFSQGERVSAMDLIVPGRLCGVIALLDRRPYPVSVYALQDAEVLVLPRRFSG
- a CDS encoding cation-translocating P-type ATPase gives rise to the protein MSAIAGGRRVFDNLKKGMAYILAIHVPIAGLSLASVFLGWPLVLLPIHIAFLHLVIDPACSVAFEAEPPEPDAMQRPPRKTTDRLFGWDTLGPSLAQGVSVFAAVFAVFALALRRGHGELDARALAFTTLMAANAGLILANRSWTQSTWARWRAPNRALWAVVGGSALFLAVVLSTPLLRRLFHFSTLHGIDIAVSVGVRDPERILAVLTAKRWARRRP